One region of Intestinimonas massiliensis (ex Afouda et al. 2020) genomic DNA includes:
- a CDS encoding YfcE family phosphodiesterase, translating into MKAVVFSDSHGDTAAMREAVEREAPDQILHLGDLAGDAERLGIRFPQIPLEYVCGNCDGFSLAPAVRLLELRGRRVLMMHGHTHGVKTGYGGAIAAARQVGADILLFGHTHQAYAERLEDGLWVMNPGSCQSWGRSTYGVILLEKMDTLCYTVPV; encoded by the coding sequence ATGAAAGCAGTGGTTTTTTCCGACTCCCATGGGGACACGGCTGCCATGCGGGAGGCGGTGGAGCGGGAGGCTCCCGATCAAATCCTCCACCTGGGGGATCTGGCCGGAGACGCCGAGCGGCTGGGCATCCGGTTCCCCCAAATCCCGCTGGAATATGTCTGCGGCAACTGTGACGGCTTTAGCCTGGCGCCGGCTGTGCGGCTTTTGGAGCTGCGGGGGCGGCGGGTCCTGATGATGCACGGGCATACCCATGGGGTAAAGACAGGCTATGGAGGCGCCATCGCCGCCGCCCGGCAGGTGGGCGCGGATATCCTGCTGTTCGGCCACACACACCAGGCGTATGCCGAGCGGCTGGAGGACGGGCTATGGGTGATGAATCCCGGTAGCTGCCAGAGCTGGGGTAGGTCCACTTACGGCGTTATTTTACTGGAAAAAATGGACACGCTGTGTTACACTGTACCAGTATAA
- a CDS encoding type III pantothenate kinase, giving the protein MLLAIDVGNTNMVFGLIEGDALTGSFRLMTDANRTSDEIGLAAWDYFQRFGLKTEDVEDVIIASVVPQVMHTLSNAIIKYFNKTPIIVDDGVDPGLPYGVSGDERLGPDRAVACIGAMAKYGAPLIVLDFGTATTLDAVNQAGEYMGGCITAGVRIAADALFTQTAMLPKVELVKPDTVLGCTAVGQIQAGAVVGYIGAMEYLIREAKRELGGGDIRVVATGGLARLIADNTGLIDDVDPSLILEGLLLIYKRYKEQA; this is encoded by the coding sequence ATGCTGCTTGCCATTGATGTTGGAAATACCAATATGGTTTTTGGCCTGATCGAAGGGGACGCTCTGACGGGGAGCTTCCGGCTGATGACCGACGCGAACCGCACCTCGGATGAGATCGGGCTGGCGGCCTGGGACTACTTCCAGCGCTTCGGGCTGAAGACGGAGGATGTGGAGGACGTCATCATCGCCTCAGTGGTTCCCCAGGTCATGCACACGCTTTCCAACGCCATCATCAAATACTTCAACAAGACCCCCATCATTGTGGACGACGGAGTAGATCCCGGCCTGCCCTACGGTGTCAGCGGTGACGAACGGCTGGGCCCGGACCGGGCGGTGGCCTGTATCGGGGCCATGGCCAAGTACGGAGCGCCTCTGATCGTGTTGGACTTCGGGACAGCCACGACGTTGGACGCAGTCAACCAGGCCGGGGAGTACATGGGCGGCTGCATCACCGCGGGAGTGCGCATCGCGGCCGACGCTCTGTTTACGCAGACCGCCATGCTGCCTAAGGTGGAGCTGGTCAAACCGGACACGGTTCTGGGCTGCACTGCTGTGGGACAGATCCAGGCCGGAGCAGTGGTCGGCTATATCGGCGCCATGGAATACCTCATCCGGGAGGCAAAACGGGAGCTGGGCGGCGGCGATATCCGGGTGGTGGCTACCGGCGGACTGGCCCGGCTGATCGCGGACAACACCGGGCTCATCGATGATGTGGACCCGAGTCTCATCCTGGAGGGACTGCTCCTCATCTATAAGCGGTACAAGGAACAGGCGTAA
- a CDS encoding MATE family efflux transporter, producing the protein MPEQEMDMTRGSPMRLMVRFSLPLLFGNALEQFYNMVDSWVVGNFVGTSAMAAVGIAFPIIFLLTSLFIGMAVGTSILIAQFFGAGDRDGVRRSVDTVYGALMVSILPLTLLALLASGPILRLIQVPESVYEEAHIYLMVVFAGIIGNLGYNVNAGILQGLGDSRTPLLFLSVACGINIVLDLLFVLVFHWGVFGVALATILAQCFSWIFGVFHINRTYKNFRICLFRSPMDRGLLKRVLRLGIPSGIQQCQLAVAVLVIQALINSFGEAFAAGFSAANKIDTFAFMPVDSFCLAVTTYVGQNVGAGRLDRVKDGVRKSLLLCVGTCLVISVLVVPNSAWLISIFNKDPAVIAAGQAYLVRVLSTMWLLSIMYPLNNALRGAGASVVPMVSSIVALWGARVPAAYVLAHFFGKENLYWAYPIGWTVGIVISGTVYLRGKWKLKCAAGLESVPDPVED; encoded by the coding sequence ATGCCGGAGCAGGAAATGGATATGACCCGCGGCAGCCCCATGCGGCTCATGGTGCGCTTTTCCCTGCCGCTGCTCTTTGGGAATGCGCTGGAGCAGTTCTATAACATGGTGGATAGCTGGGTCGTGGGAAATTTTGTGGGGACCTCCGCCATGGCGGCGGTAGGCATTGCCTTTCCCATTATCTTTTTACTCACCTCGCTGTTTATCGGAATGGCTGTGGGCACCAGCATCCTGATCGCGCAGTTTTTCGGCGCAGGGGACCGGGACGGGGTCCGCCGGTCGGTGGACACGGTGTACGGCGCGCTGATGGTGAGCATCTTGCCGCTGACCCTGCTGGCTCTGCTGGCCTCCGGCCCCATCCTGCGGCTTATCCAGGTGCCGGAGAGCGTATATGAGGAAGCCCATATCTATTTGATGGTGGTTTTTGCCGGAATCATCGGCAATCTGGGCTATAACGTCAATGCCGGTATCCTTCAGGGGTTAGGTGACAGCCGGACGCCGCTGCTTTTTCTGTCGGTGGCCTGCGGCATCAACATCGTGCTGGATCTCCTGTTCGTGCTGGTGTTCCATTGGGGCGTGTTCGGTGTGGCGTTGGCCACCATTCTGGCCCAGTGCTTTTCCTGGATATTTGGTGTTTTTCACATCAACCGGACCTATAAGAACTTCCGCATCTGCCTTTTCAGAAGCCCCATGGATCGGGGACTGCTGAAGCGGGTCCTGCGGCTGGGCATACCCTCTGGCATCCAGCAGTGCCAACTGGCGGTGGCGGTCTTGGTGATCCAGGCCCTGATCAACAGCTTTGGTGAGGCCTTCGCTGCCGGGTTTTCAGCGGCCAATAAAATTGATACTTTCGCCTTCATGCCGGTGGACAGCTTTTGCCTGGCAGTCACCACCTACGTGGGCCAGAACGTAGGGGCCGGTCGGCTGGATCGGGTGAAGGATGGGGTGCGGAAGTCGCTGCTCCTGTGCGTGGGGACCTGCCTGGTCATTTCAGTGCTGGTGGTACCCAATTCGGCGTGGCTCATCTCCATCTTCAATAAGGACCCGGCGGTTATTGCGGCGGGACAGGCCTATTTGGTGCGGGTGCTGTCCACTATGTGGCTACTGTCCATTATGTATCCGCTCAACAACGCCCTCCGGGGCGCGGGCGCATCGGTGGTGCCGATGGTGTCCAGTATTGTGGCCCTGTGGGGGGCGCGGGTGCCGGCGGCCTATGTACTGGCCCATTTCTTTGGCAAAGAGAACCTCTACTGGGCCTATCCCATCGGCTGGACGGTGGGGATCGTCATCTCCGGGACCGTATACCTCCGGGGCAAGTGGAAGCTAAAATGCGCGGCTGGCCTGGAGTCTGTGCCAGATCCCGTGGAAGACTAA
- a CDS encoding chloramphenicol acetyltransferase, with the protein MAGRSAWRGSLTVPTAPCGPGATFSARKAHDLEYIDFHSWPRKEHFRFFSSLSFPFYGVTLSLDVTNLRSYVKAHGLSFYYALIYATLTAMNGLPDFLYKIRGDRIVRHDRLHPSFVVLDEDTHLIKIVNVPLDGTMEAFCRRAEEQVLTQKEPFPDAQQENRDDLVYISCTPWFSFTSLSNEMDCDPDDSIPRITWGKYEERNGRLILPYAVQLNHRLLDGWHVAQLLQAVQGLLDQLAPGL; encoded by the coding sequence ATGGCCGGGCGGTCTGCATGGCGCGGAAGCCTGACTGTCCCAACTGCACCCTGCGGCCCTGGTGCGACTTTTTCCGCAAGGAAGGCGCATGATTTGGAATACATTGACTTTCATTCCTGGCCGAGAAAAGAGCATTTTCGCTTTTTCTCCAGCCTCTCTTTCCCGTTTTATGGCGTGACCCTATCCCTGGACGTGACCAACCTCCGGTCTTATGTCAAAGCACACGGACTGTCCTTCTACTACGCCCTTATCTATGCGACCCTGACAGCCATGAACGGCCTGCCTGATTTCCTCTATAAAATCCGCGGGGATCGGATCGTCCGCCACGACAGGCTTCACCCCAGTTTTGTGGTGCTGGATGAAGACACCCACTTGATCAAAATAGTCAACGTTCCTCTGGACGGAACAATGGAGGCTTTCTGCCGCCGGGCGGAGGAACAGGTCTTAACTCAGAAGGAACCCTTTCCCGACGCTCAGCAGGAGAACCGGGATGATCTGGTCTACATCTCCTGCACACCCTGGTTCTCCTTTACTTCACTCTCCAACGAGATGGACTGCGACCCAGACGACTCCATCCCCCGCATCACCTGGGGCAAATATGAAGAGCGAAATGGGCGGCTTATCCTCCCCTATGCCGTTCAGCTCAATCACCGGCTGCTGGATGGGTGGCATGTCGCCCAGCTTCTCCAGGCGGTCCAGGGCCTTCTGGACCAGCTTGCCCCGGGGCTGTAA
- the nth gene encoding endonuclease III yields MKKKADVLHIIEELKIRYPDGICSLDYPKDYELLFSVRLAAQCTDERVNLVTPALFARFPTLESLASADVTEVEEYIHSTGFFRAKARDIVAASRMLLEEYGGRVPDTMEDLLRLPGVGRKTANLILGDIYHKPGVVVADTHCIRISGKLGLTDGTKDPGKVEQQLRAILPPEESNDFCHRLVLHGRAVCMARKPDCPNCTLRPWCDFFRKEGA; encoded by the coding sequence ATGAAGAAAAAAGCTGACGTGCTGCATATCATTGAGGAGCTGAAAATACGCTATCCCGACGGCATCTGCTCACTGGATTACCCCAAAGACTATGAACTGCTCTTCTCCGTCCGCCTGGCCGCCCAGTGCACCGACGAGCGGGTGAACCTAGTCACGCCCGCCCTCTTCGCCCGGTTCCCCACCCTGGAGTCCCTGGCCAGCGCCGATGTGACCGAGGTGGAGGAATACATCCACTCCACCGGCTTCTTCCGTGCCAAGGCTCGGGATATCGTCGCCGCCTCCCGGATGCTTCTGGAGGAGTACGGCGGCAGAGTCCCCGACACCATGGAGGACCTGCTGCGCCTCCCCGGGGTGGGCCGCAAGACAGCCAACCTCATTTTAGGGGACATCTACCACAAGCCGGGGGTAGTGGTGGCGGACACCCACTGTATCCGGATCTCCGGCAAGCTGGGTCTCACCGACGGCACCAAAGACCCGGGCAAGGTGGAGCAGCAGCTCCGGGCAATCCTGCCTCCGGAGGAATCCAACGACTTCTGCCACCGGCTGGTCCTCCATGGCCGGGCGGTCTGCATGGCGCGGAAGCCTGACTGTCCCAACTGCACCCTGCGGCCCTGGTGCGACTTTTTCCGCAAGGAAGGCGCATGA
- the glyA gene encoding serine hydroxymethyltransferase has product MVQEMIDFLTASDPEIGASVAAELARQRRNIELIASENIVSEAVLVAMGTVLTNKYAEGYPGKRYYGGCQEVDVAENIARDRACKLFGADHANVQPHSGAQANFAVYQALCEHGDTVLGMDLGNGGHLTHGSPVNFSGKNYHMVAYGLDDRGYIDYDQVRDLARQHKPKMIIAGASAYPRIIDFKAFADIAHEVGAYLFVDMAHIAGLVAAGLHPSPVPYADVVTTTTHKTLRGPRGGMILCKEELAKKIDSAIFPGSQGGPLMHIIAAKAVALGEALKPEFKDYQGRIVKNAQALAASLTASGFDLVSGGTDNHLMLVDLRKAGITGKELEKRLDEVHITVNKNAIPNDPEKPFVTSGIRVGTPAVTTRGMGEADMKVIGQLIWETATDFDAKADAIRETVAGLCGKYPLYE; this is encoded by the coding sequence ATGGTTCAAGAAATGATCGACTTTCTGACTGCCAGCGATCCCGAGATCGGGGCTTCCGTGGCGGCCGAGCTGGCCCGCCAGAGACGGAACATCGAGCTTATCGCCTCCGAAAACATCGTCAGCGAGGCGGTGCTGGTGGCCATGGGGACAGTGCTGACCAACAAGTACGCCGAAGGCTACCCCGGCAAGCGGTACTACGGCGGCTGCCAGGAGGTGGACGTGGCGGAGAACATCGCCCGCGATCGGGCCTGCAAGCTCTTCGGCGCCGACCACGCCAATGTACAGCCCCACTCCGGCGCCCAGGCCAACTTTGCCGTCTATCAGGCCCTGTGTGAGCACGGCGACACCGTGCTGGGCATGGATCTGGGCAACGGCGGACACCTGACCCACGGCTCTCCCGTAAACTTCTCCGGCAAGAACTACCATATGGTGGCCTATGGCCTGGACGACAGGGGCTACATTGACTACGACCAGGTCCGCGATCTGGCCCGGCAGCACAAGCCCAAGATGATCATTGCCGGCGCCTCCGCCTACCCCCGTATCATCGACTTTAAGGCCTTTGCCGACATCGCCCACGAGGTGGGCGCTTATCTCTTCGTGGACATGGCCCACATCGCCGGTTTGGTGGCCGCCGGGCTCCACCCCTCGCCCGTGCCCTATGCCGACGTGGTTACCACCACCACCCACAAGACCCTGCGGGGTCCCCGGGGCGGCATGATCCTCTGCAAGGAGGAATTGGCCAAGAAGATCGACTCCGCCATTTTCCCAGGCTCCCAGGGCGGCCCGCTGATGCACATCATCGCCGCCAAGGCGGTGGCGCTGGGCGAGGCGCTCAAGCCGGAGTTCAAGGATTATCAGGGCCGTATCGTCAAAAACGCCCAGGCGCTGGCCGCCTCTCTGACCGCGTCCGGCTTTGATCTGGTCTCGGGCGGCACCGACAACCACCTGATGCTGGTGGACCTGCGCAAGGCGGGCATTACCGGCAAGGAGCTGGAGAAGCGTCTGGACGAGGTGCACATCACCGTCAACAAGAACGCCATCCCCAATGACCCGGAGAAGCCCTTTGTCACCAGCGGCATCCGTGTGGGCACCCCTGCCGTCACGACCCGCGGCATGGGCGAGGCGGATATGAAAGTCATCGGCCAGTTGATCTGGGAGACGGCTACCGATTTTGACGCCAAGGCGGACGCCATTCGGGAGACCGTGGCGGGCCTGTGCGGAAAGTATCCCCTTTACGAGTAA
- a CDS encoding replication-associated recombination protein A produces MAYRPLADEIRPTSLDEVVGQRHILGEGGLLRRLIERGDIPNMVFYGPSGTGKTTVANIIAARTNRTLRRINATTGSLSDIKEVIADVGTMLAPNGILLYLDEIQYFNKKQQQSLLEVIERGDVTLIASTTENPYFYVYNAVLSRSTVFEFKPIEADDVLPAVDRGMALMGERLGAEVSCEDGVREHIASCCGGDVRKAMNAVELLLSAAKRREGKLLVTMEDTKMAAQRSAMRYDRAGDDHYDILSALQKSIRGSDPDAACHYLARLLEAGDLISACRRLMVIACEDVGLAYPQVIPIVKACVDAANMLGLPEARIPLGDAAVLMATAPKSNSAHLALDAAMADVRAGRTGDYPRHLQNVHADSTGLEREQGYLYPHNFPHHYVKQQYLPDQLAGVRYYEYGENKTEQAAKQYWDRIKGETD; encoded by the coding sequence ATGGCATACCGGCCGTTGGCGGATGAAATTCGACCCACCAGCCTGGACGAGGTGGTGGGTCAAAGGCATATCCTGGGGGAGGGCGGCCTGCTCCGGCGCCTGATCGAGCGTGGGGACATCCCCAATATGGTATTTTACGGCCCGTCCGGTACCGGCAAGACCACAGTGGCCAATATCATTGCCGCACGGACCAACCGGACCCTGCGGCGGATCAACGCCACCACCGGCTCGCTGTCTGACATCAAGGAAGTCATCGCAGACGTGGGCACCATGCTGGCGCCCAACGGCATCCTGCTCTATCTGGATGAGATCCAGTACTTTAACAAAAAACAGCAGCAGTCCCTGCTGGAGGTCATCGAACGAGGGGATGTGACCCTCATCGCCTCCACAACGGAAAACCCGTACTTCTATGTCTATAACGCCGTCCTGAGCCGTTCCACTGTCTTTGAATTCAAGCCCATTGAGGCAGATGACGTGCTCCCGGCGGTGGACCGGGGCATGGCCCTGATGGGGGAGCGCCTGGGGGCGGAGGTAAGCTGTGAGGACGGGGTGCGGGAGCACATCGCCTCCTGCTGCGGCGGCGATGTGCGCAAAGCCATGAATGCCGTAGAGCTGCTGCTCAGCGCTGCCAAGCGCAGGGAAGGAAAACTCCTTGTCACAATGGAGGACACCAAAATGGCAGCCCAGCGCTCCGCCATGCGATATGACCGGGCGGGAGACGACCACTACGACATCCTCTCCGCCCTCCAGAAGTCCATCCGCGGTTCCGACCCGGACGCCGCCTGCCACTACCTGGCCCGTCTGCTGGAGGCGGGAGACCTGATTTCCGCCTGCCGCCGCCTGATGGTCATCGCCTGTGAGGATGTGGGCCTGGCTTACCCACAGGTCATCCCCATCGTCAAGGCCTGTGTGGACGCGGCCAACATGCTGGGGCTGCCCGAGGCCCGTATCCCCCTGGGGGACGCGGCGGTCCTCATGGCGACCGCGCCGAAGTCCAACTCCGCGCACCTTGCGCTGGATGCGGCCATGGCGGATGTGCGGGCGGGCAGGACGGGGGATTATCCCCGTCACTTACAGAACGTTCATGCGGATTCCACCGGCTTGGAGCGGGAACAGGGCTACCTGTATCCCCATAACTTCCCGCATCACTATGTGAAGCAGCAATACCTGCCGGACCAGTTGGCGGGGGTCCGGTACTACGAATACGGCGAGAACAAGACCGAGCAGGCGGCCAAGCAGTACTGGGACCGCATCAAAGGAGAGACGGATTAG
- a CDS encoding S1 RNA-binding domain-containing protein produces MLDRYLPEGRRLSAPDNLAACASKGGLLAARDRGAILEGRVLLCDANHDLIVRLGPYTGRIPRDQAALGISEGTTREIAILSRVGKPVCFTVESVEGEEPDLRIVLSRRRAQLQAQEALMERLRPGMVIPATVTHLEPFGAFVDIGCGLVSMIGIERISVSRIPHPGCRFTVGQEILTAVLDTEPELGRVKLTHRELLGTWQENAARLSPGMTVSGYVRGIKDYGAFIELFPNLSGLAEPRAALQEGDRVSVYLKAVLPERMKIKLLVIDRLPAEPAPPPLTYYITGGTLTRWRYAPESCAKSGMETVFGG; encoded by the coding sequence ATGTTGGACCGCTATCTGCCCGAGGGCCGACGCCTGTCCGCCCCGGATAACCTGGCCGCCTGCGCCTCCAAGGGCGGCCTGCTGGCCGCACGGGACCGGGGCGCCATTTTGGAAGGGCGCGTCCTCCTCTGCGACGCCAACCACGACCTCATCGTCCGACTGGGGCCCTATACCGGCCGGATCCCCCGGGACCAGGCCGCCCTGGGCATTTCCGAAGGCACCACCCGGGAAATTGCCATCCTCTCCAGGGTCGGAAAGCCTGTCTGCTTCACAGTAGAGTCCGTGGAAGGAGAAGAGCCGGATCTCCGCATCGTTCTCTCCCGGCGCAGGGCCCAGCTTCAGGCTCAGGAGGCCCTCATGGAGCGGCTGCGCCCCGGCATGGTCATCCCCGCCACCGTCACCCATCTGGAACCCTTCGGCGCCTTCGTAGACATCGGCTGCGGGCTGGTGTCGATGATCGGCATCGAGCGCATTTCCGTCTCCCGCATCCCCCATCCGGGCTGCCGCTTCACCGTGGGGCAGGAGATCCTCACGGCCGTTCTGGACACCGAGCCGGAGCTGGGCCGGGTCAAGCTGACCCACCGGGAGCTGCTGGGCACCTGGCAGGAGAACGCCGCCCGCCTCTCCCCCGGCATGACCGTGTCCGGCTATGTCCGGGGCATTAAGGATTACGGCGCCTTCATCGAGCTGTTTCCCAACCTCTCCGGCCTGGCCGAGCCCCGCGCCGCGCTACAGGAAGGGGACCGGGTATCGGTCTACCTCAAGGCGGTCCTGCCCGAGCGGATGAAAATCAAGCTGCTGGTCATCGACCGGCTGCCTGCCGAGCCTGCACCGCCTCCGCTTACCTATTACATCACCGGCGGCACCCTGACGCGCTGGCGCTATGCCCCCGAGAGCTGCGCCAAATCGGGGATGGAGACGGTGTTCGGTGGCTAA
- a CDS encoding DUF951 domain-containing protein, which translates to MDVRVGDVLELKKEHPCGSKSWKVLRVGMDFRMKCEGCGHELMLPRSKVEKSIKKIKRPGEAGS; encoded by the coding sequence ATGGACGTCCGGGTCGGCGACGTGCTGGAATTGAAAAAGGAGCACCCCTGCGGCAGTAAGAGCTGGAAGGTCCTGCGGGTCGGCATGGATTTTCGTATGAAGTGCGAGGGCTGCGGCCATGAGCTCATGCTGCCCCGCAGCAAGGTGGAAAAGAGCATCAAAAAAATCAAACGCCCCGGGGAGGCGGGATCATGA
- the hisC gene encoding histidinol-phosphate transaminase, protein MKNFWSKRIRDMVPYVPGEQPKDRKFIKLNTNENPYPPSPKALEAIRAAVGDGLRLYPDPECAELRDAIAEYHGLPSDMVFAGNGSDEILAFCFQAFFDPDRTILFPDITYSFYPVYAAYFGLTFREVPLDGDFGMPVAELCRGGSGGVVVANPNAPTGRAIELHALRAILESNRDCVVLVDEAYVDFGAQSAAGLVPEYDNLVVVHTLSKSRSLAGLRVGYALGQPNLTAALRCVRDSINSYTVDRLAQAGGAAAMRDRAYFEATAAKVQATRERTAARLRELCFTVYPSAANFIFISHPDRAARALLAGLREKGVLVRWFDRPRIDNYLRVSIGTDEEMDAFCAAVQELLTKT, encoded by the coding sequence ATGAAGAATTTTTGGAGCAAGCGGATTCGGGATATGGTCCCCTATGTGCCGGGAGAACAGCCCAAGGATCGGAAATTTATCAAGCTGAACACCAACGAGAACCCGTATCCGCCGTCCCCGAAGGCGCTGGAGGCCATTCGGGCGGCTGTGGGGGACGGCTTGCGCCTCTACCCGGACCCGGAGTGCGCCGAGCTGCGTGACGCCATCGCGGAGTATCACGGCCTCCCGTCCGATATGGTCTTTGCGGGCAACGGCTCTGACGAGATCCTGGCGTTCTGCTTCCAGGCCTTTTTTGACCCGGACCGCACCATTTTGTTCCCCGACATCACCTATAGTTTTTACCCGGTTTATGCGGCCTACTTTGGTTTGACCTTCCGGGAGGTGCCTCTGGACGGGGACTTTGGAATGCCGGTGGCCGAGCTGTGCCGCGGCGGCAGCGGAGGCGTGGTGGTGGCCAACCCCAACGCGCCCACCGGCCGGGCCATCGAGCTGCATGCGCTCCGGGCCATTTTGGAGTCCAACCGGGACTGTGTGGTGCTGGTGGACGAGGCCTATGTGGACTTTGGGGCCCAGTCGGCGGCCGGGCTGGTGCCGGAGTATGACAACCTGGTGGTGGTCCACACCCTGTCCAAGAGCCGATCCCTGGCGGGCCTGCGGGTGGGCTATGCGCTGGGCCAGCCCAACCTGACGGCGGCGCTGCGCTGTGTCCGGGACTCCATCAACTCGTATACCGTGGACCGGCTGGCCCAGGCGGGGGGAGCCGCCGCGATGCGGGACCGGGCCTACTTTGAGGCGACGGCGGCCAAGGTACAGGCCACCCGGGAGCGGACGGCGGCCCGCCTGCGGGAGCTGTGCTTTACGGTGTACCCCTCCGCCGCCAACTTCATTTTTATCTCCCACCCCGACCGGGCCGCCCGGGCGCTTTTGGCAGGCCTGCGGGAAAAGGGCGTATTGGTCCGCTGGTTTGACCGGCCCCGCATCGACAATTACCTGCGGGTCTCCATCGGTACCGACGAAGAGATGGATGCCTTCTGCGCCGCCGTGCAGGAGCTGCTGACAAAAACCTGA
- a CDS encoding B12-binding domain-containing radical SAM protein, with protein MRYEGDIYRPPGEWKSYLLQTTIGCSNNTCTFCGMYLDKKFHIRPMADILEDIRMAKAYYGDVERVFLCDGDAIIMRTQELLTILEALHRAFPSLQRVTTYAGPRSTLAKTPEELRTLREAGLTRAYLGVETGCDALLKQVKKGVDAAQMLEAGVRLREAGIDLWVMVILGLAGTGEPSRRHMLDTAAMMNEMKPRHLSALTLTLDPGTELYQDYRAGRFHPITPRESLLEAKLLLENLTVDPLHFTCNHASNYLPLKGGLPEDRDRFLAMLDRALAGEQELRPEWSRGF; from the coding sequence ATGCGTTATGAAGGCGACATTTACCGGCCGCCCGGCGAGTGGAAAAGCTATTTGCTCCAGACCACCATAGGCTGCTCCAACAATACCTGCACCTTCTGCGGGATGTACCTGGATAAAAAATTCCATATCCGGCCCATGGCGGACATCCTGGAGGATATCCGTATGGCCAAGGCTTATTACGGCGACGTGGAGCGGGTGTTCCTCTGCGACGGCGATGCCATCATCATGCGGACGCAGGAGCTGCTGACCATTCTGGAGGCGCTGCATCGCGCCTTCCCCTCGCTCCAGCGGGTGACTACCTACGCCGGACCCCGCAGCACCCTGGCCAAAACGCCGGAGGAGCTGCGGACCCTGCGGGAGGCCGGGCTCACCCGGGCCTATTTGGGGGTGGAGACCGGCTGCGACGCACTGCTGAAGCAGGTGAAAAAGGGCGTAGACGCCGCACAGATGCTGGAAGCCGGCGTGCGGCTCCGGGAGGCCGGTATAGATCTGTGGGTGATGGTCATTCTAGGGCTGGCTGGGACGGGAGAGCCCTCCCGCCGCCATATGCTGGACACCGCCGCCATGATGAACGAGATGAAGCCCCGGCATCTGTCCGCGCTGACTCTGACTCTGGACCCGGGGACTGAGCTCTATCAGGATTACCGGGCGGGGCGGTTTCACCCCATCACGCCCCGGGAAAGTCTGCTGGAGGCCAAGCTCCTGCTGGAAAATCTGACGGTGGACCCGCTGCACTTTACCTGCAACCACGCCTCCAATTACCTGCCGCTGAAGGGTGGACTGCCGGAGGACCGGGACCGATTTCTGGCCATGCTGGATCGGGCGCTGGCCGGGGAACAGGAGCTACGGCCCGAGTGGAGCCGTGGATTCTGA
- a CDS encoding sigma-E processing peptidase SpoIIGA, with protein MTVVYIDALFLLNLIVNYLLLLAAAKLAGEPLRRLRLAAGAALGGLYAAAIFFPGMGFLTHPLCKLGAAVLMLLTGFGGSRRLLRVTLVFFGLSCAFGGGIFAIGLLGGQGLTLRNGVLYSVMDLRILLLSAAVCYAVLTLVFRRTARHGRREVLPAVLTLEGRRVAVNALVDTGNTLTDPVTGRPVMVAEGSLLSPLLPGERVLDEKALRDPVGTLERLSRGGRGRRFRLLPYQAVGVECGMLLALRLDDARVGAEDYGGILVALSPNPVSDGGGYSALIGET; from the coding sequence TTGACCGTCGTATACATAGACGCGCTGTTTTTACTCAACTTAATCGTCAACTATCTGCTGCTTCTGGCGGCCGCAAAGCTGGCGGGGGAGCCGCTGCGGCGGCTCCGGCTGGCCGCCGGGGCGGCTCTGGGCGGCCTGTACGCCGCGGCGATCTTTTTCCCGGGCATGGGCTTTCTCACCCACCCCCTGTGCAAGCTGGGGGCGGCGGTGCTGATGCTGCTGACCGGGTTCGGCGGCAGCCGCCGGCTGCTGCGGGTGACGCTGGTCTTTTTTGGGCTGTCCTGCGCCTTCGGCGGCGGTATCTTTGCCATCGGCCTGCTGGGCGGTCAGGGACTTACTCTGCGGAACGGCGTCCTTTACTCGGTGATGGATCTGCGCATTCTGCTGCTGTCCGCGGCGGTGTGCTACGCGGTACTGACCCTGGTGTTCCGGCGGACGGCCCGCCACGGGCGGCGGGAGGTCTTACCCGCTGTTCTGACTCTGGAGGGACGGCGGGTGGCGGTCAACGCCCTGGTGGATACGGGCAACACCCTGACCGACCCGGTGACGGGGCGGCCGGTGATGGTGGCCGAGGGGAGTCTCCTGAGCCCTCTGCTGCCCGGGGAGCGGGTTCTGGACGAGAAGGCCCTGCGGGACCCGGTGGGCACACTGGAGCGCTTGTCCAGAGGGGGGCGGGGCCGGCGGTTTCGCCTGCTGCCCTACCAGGCGGTGGGCGTGGAATGTGGCATGCTGCTGGCCCTGCGGCTGGACGACGCCAGAGTCGGAGCCGAGGACTACGGCGGCATCTTGGTGGCCTTATCGCCCAATCCGGTGTCGGACGGGGGCGGCTACAGCGCCCTGATCGGAGAAACCTGA